The window TCGTGGCTAGCTTTTGCTGCCCAGAAGGTTGTTGAAGTTGATGCATTGGCCAAGGCTTTGGCCGGTCAGACAAATGAGGTATTGCAAAGATCTAACAAGCATGTTTCCCCTAGTGAAACCTTAATTTGAAAAACATTAATGCTCTCTAAATCTTTCTCCCTTTCAGAGTTTCTTCACTGCTAACGCCGATGCTTTGTCTTCGAGGAGATCTTCCCCAAGAGTCACCAATGAGTCTGTCCAGAAGGCTGTAAGTTTCTTACTTTCAAACTCGAGCTTTTACACACATGATGGTTTTCTCTGTAATGATGATTTGTAATTTCTGGTATCTCAGGCTGCTGCTTTGAAGGGATCTGATCACCGCCGTACAACTGAAGTAAGTGCAAGGCTAGATGCTCAGCAGAAGAAGCTCAACCTTCCAATCCTTCCAACCACAACCATTGGATCCTTCCCACAGACTGTCGAACTCAGGAGAGTTCGCCGTGAATACAAGGCGAAGAAGTTAGTCTCTTAATGACAACCTGTCTTCATTGATTACTTAAGTAAGTTGATTGTGATGCTAACTAGAATTCCACTTTGATCTCTCGTCTACTAGAATCTCTGAGGAGGATTACGTCAAAGCCATCAAGGAAGAGATCAAGAAAGTTGTTGACATCCAAGAGGAGCTTGACATTGATGTTCTTGTTCACGGAGAGCCTGAGGTGAGTTTTTGCCGGTTACTAAACCCTGAAAATAACTAGTGTTCTGTTTCTGACTCGAGTCATGCTTTAACAACATTGTAGAGAAACGACATGGTTGAGTACTTTGGAGAGCAACTGTCAGGTTTCGCATTCACTGCAAACGGGTGGGTGCAATCCTATGGATCTCGCTGTGTGAAGCCACCGGTTATCTACGGTGACGTGAGCCGCCCCAAGCCAATGACAGTCTTCTGGTCCTCAACAGCTCAGAGCATGACCAAACGTCCAATGAAGGGAATGCTTACAGGTCCAGTCACAATTCTCAACTGGTCTTTTGTCAGAAACGACCAGCCTAGGCACGAAACCTGTTACCAGATTGCTTTGGCCATCAAAGACGAAGTGGAAGACCTGGAGAAGGGCGGTATTGGAGTCATTCAGATCGATGAGGCCGCACTCAGAGAAGGATTGCCTCTTAGGAAAGCCGAACACTCTTTCTACTTAGACTGGGCTGTTCACTCTTTCAGAATCACAAACTGTGGCGTCCAAGACAGCACTCAGGTAACAANNNNNNNNNNNNNNNNNNNNNNNNNNNNNNNNNNNNNNNNNNNNNNNNNNNNNNNNNNNNNNNNNNNNNNNNNNNNNNNNNNNNNNNNNNNNNNNNNNNNNNNNNNGGCTGCTGGTGCCACCTGGATTCAGTTTGATGAGCCTCTTTTTGTCATGGATCTCGAGGGTCACAAACTCGAGGCTTTTAGCGGTGCATATGCTGAGCTCGAATCAACTCTCTCTGGTTTGAATGTTCTTGTGGAGACCTACTTCGCTGACATCCCTGCTGAAGCATACAAGACCCTTACTTCCTTGAAGGGTGTGACTGCCtttggatttgatttggttCGTGGCACCAAGACCATTGACTTGATCAAGGCTGGTTTCCCCGAGGGCAAGTATCTCTTTGCTGGTGTTGTTGACGGAAGGAACATCTGGGCCAATGACCTCGCTGCCTCTCTCATCACCTTGCAGTCACTTGAGGGTGTTGTTGGTAAAGGTATGAATCACTTGCCTTATTTCCATCTCTTCTTGTGGATGACTCAGTGAGAAGTGTTTATTTGTTAACTCGTTTGGTTATGTTATTTGTGTATTGGTGCAGACAAGCTTGTGGTCTCAACCTCTTGCTCTCTTCTCCACACTGCCGTTGACCTTATTAACGAGACTAAGCTCGATGACGAAATCAAGTCGTGGCTAGCTTTTGCTGCCCAGAAGGTTGTTGAAGTTGATGCATTGGCCAAGGCTTTGGCCGGTCAGACAAATGAGGTATTGCAAAGATCTAACAAGCATGTTTCCCCTAGTGAAACCTTAATTTGAAAAACATTAATGCTCTCTAAATCTTTCTCCCTTTCAGAGTTTCTTCACTGCTAACGCCGATGCTTTGTCTTCGAGGAGATCTTCCCCAAGAGTCACCAATGAGTCTGTCCAGAAGGCTGTAAGTTTCTTACTTTCAAACTCGAGCTTTTACACACATGATGGTTTTCTCTGTAATGATGATTTGTAATTTCTGGTATCTCAGGCTGCTGCTTTGAAGGGATCTGATCACCGCCGTACAACTGAAGTAAGTGCAAGGCTAGATGCTCAGCAGAAGAAGCTCAACCTTCCAATCCTTCCAACCACAACCATTGGATCCTTCCCACAGACTGTCGAACTCAGGAGAGTTCGCCGTGAATACAAGGCGAAGAAGTTAGTCTCTTAATGACAACCTGTCTTCATTGATTACTTAAGTAAGTTGATTGTGATGCTAACTAGAATTCCACTTTGATCTCTCGTCTACTAGAATCTCTGAGGAGGATTACGTCAAAGCCATCAAGGAAGAGATCAAGAAAGTTGTTGACATCCAAGAGGAGCTTGACATTGATGTTCTTGTTCACGGAGAGCCTGAGGTGAGTTTTTGCCGGTTACTAAACCCTGAAAATAACTAGTGTTCTGTTTCTGACTCGAGTCATGCTTTAACAACATTGTAGAGAAACGACATGGTTGAGTACTTTGGAGAGCAACTGTCAGGTTTCGCATTCACTGCAAACGGGTGGGTGCAATCCTATGGATCTCGCTGTGTGAAGCCACCGGTTATCTACGGTGACGTGAGCCGCCCCAAGCCAATGACAGTCTTCTGGTCCTCAACAGCTCAGAGCATGACCAAACGTCCAATGAAGGGAATGCTTACAGGTCCAGTCACAATTCTCAACTGGTCTTTTGTCAGAAACGACCAGCCTAGGCACGAAACCTGTTACCAGATTGCTTTGGCCATCAAAGACGAAGTGGAAGACCTCGAGAAGGGCGGTATTGGAGTCATTCAGATCGATGAGGCCGCGCTCAGAGAAGGATTGCCTCTTAGGAAAGCCGAACACTCTTTCTACTTGGACTGGGCTGTTCACTCTTTCAGAATCACAAACTGTGGCGTCCAAGACAGCACTCAGGTAAGAACACTATACACTTAGAATCATCTAAAACACTGATGAAACGAACTTCTAATGGGGTTTGTTTTCTGTTTCAGATTCACACTCACATGTGTTACTCAAACTTCAACGACATCATCCACTCCATCATCGACATGGACGCTGATGTCATCACCATTGAGAACTCACGTTCAGACGAGAAGCTTCTCTCTGTGTTCCGTGAAGGAGTGAAGTACGGTGCAGGAATCGGTCCAGGTGTTTACGACATTCACTCTCCTAGAATACCATCAACAGAGGAGATTGCAGACAGGATCAACAAAATGCTTGCGGTTCTTGAGCAGAACATCTTGTGGGTAAACCCTGACTGTGGTCTGAAGACAAGGAAGTACACTGAGGTTAAACCAGCACTTAAAGCCGTGGTTGATGCTGCCAAGCTTATCCGCTCGCAGCTCTCTAGTGCCAAGTGAAGAGCTTGAAGATATTGCTTCAATTTCCGGGATCTTatgtttgtatttatataaatcTACATGGGTTTGTGTTTGTTCGGGTTTCAATAACTTTTCTTACAAGAAAAAATTTCTTAGAGAAAATTAGGTATTGAGGAAATGGGGCCTCTCTCTTTAGTTGAAGAGGGTTTATGTTATGGCTtcaatctcatatttttcatttgcTGCAATGTTATTAtgtatctttgttttatcttttatgaAATATGCTTCTTTGGTCCCTTGAATAGTTGAATGAGAATGAGGATTGTTATTTCTTTATACAAATCCCTcccaaaaaagacaaaaacttaaaataacaATCCACTAGTATTGTAGAATTAAAGAATTTGCGGAAAATAGTATATGTGGTGGTATAAAGATCTTTGAGCAGTAGTAGTACGATAAAGATTGATTTGATAACATGAAAAAAGTACACAGAGTTTTGAACCTTAATGTAAGTCCGATGCGTGCGTATAAAGATCACTTGACGTGGTGTATCAGAGAAGTAAAGGTAAAAGTGTATTTCATCATGAAATGTTCATGTTTTTTGATAAGCATTTATTTTGCATGGTGTAAtcatttaaattcaaattagtGTATTTTAtgatgtgaaatttataaacatttaaatgGTGGATGATTTGGATAAATCATAATCTTAGACTAGTACTGTATATAGAACTACAATTTCAGGgaacacttttaaaaaaaaagttggggaCCTTCTCTTTGGGTTCGCCACTTCTTCTACTCATTCTCTCTCACAATCACAGAGAAGGTCAGTGACGTGGACATTGGCTGGCATGACATCCAATAACAGATATCCACGTCATCAGATTTATGTCACGAGAGCTGACGCGTCACGTTAGGCCTTTGATTTAGCCATCCTCCTGTGATTTAGCATCTGTTTATTCGTCTTTTACCATTTTATCcctccaattttttaaaaaaccataattaaaattgttttggaAAAGTGAGAAcgttgtttaattaaaatatttaaaggcTATTAAAAagggattagtttattttttcttctaaaaactaaaaaaaagaggTTGAGAGAGAAGTTAATCTTATTCAGTTTTCGGACATGACTGTGTGTATGACTTTGTCTGCGTCTGACGTGTCGCACATGTCGTCACGTGTCATTAAAAGGGACCTTCTCTCTGTAGTTAGGTGTGGGCCGTGtgagagatgagagatgagagatgGGAGATGgacttcttcatctcttcttctccgagtCTTTAGCACGTCACGAATTAAAGGACTTTATAGTCATTTGCTTTAATTTCTCTAATTACAGATTTACCCCTTTGGGTCGGAGATCTCcccgtttctctctctctctccccgtttctctctctctctctcgctcattCAGAAACTCTTTTCACACGGCCTCTGTTTCATAAGGGAGAAGAGGGTATATTCTCTGTTTTGATTCGTTTCTGAAATTTTCTCATAGAAGATTCCATTGTGCTCTTCTCATttatcctctcttctcttctctctccatttgatatatatatatatatacatctgtCTTTAAATCGGGTTCTCTGTTGTTACATCTCATCGGAGTTCAATTTCAGGTAACATCtctgtttattattttaaaactcaaTGTCAGTTTTGATTAAAACATCATCGACAAcggttttgttcttctcttttgattGGTGGTGTGTGATTAAAGATGAGAggccaattttatttttttcttaataattaaaGTCTTGATTTTGAGTGATGGGTGCTTCCAAAAATGGTAAAATGCCCGTGATTTCTGtattttctttcatgttttGTTATGAATTTTGGAACTTTATCGATTGAATTTTGCTACTCATTTTGTGTCTTTGGGATCGAGTTTTATCTTTTTGCCATTTCTCTTTTGTATGTGTGTGCTTGCTTTCTGGAGATTATTGTTTTCACGTCATTTTGTCTCTGTTTAATAAAGAGATCTAAGTTTGAGTCTTAAAGGTGTGATCTTTTCCCCGGATTTGGAATTATTGAGTCAGTCACACATTCGTGGACTGATTTTTTACtaaatgtatgtatgtatgttgcTTAACAAAATTTGCTTATCGAGCCTCCTTGTCTTGATTAAAGGTCTAATCTTAAGTACTTCTTGGTGTAACATCTGTTTGAGTGACACACTTCATGAGATTCTTTGCTTTGTGGTTGGTGAAAGTATTAGTCTCTAgatgcatctttttttttggatttgttttttaagaaaagGAGCGATGCTTTCCGTTACtctggtttacttgtttattctttgttttctagATTTCTCACCCAAGCTACATATGAATATTATTGatccaatatttttttccttttatggACAGGAAATTTTCAGCTTCTCTTATGAAGTGATTGTGAAGATTTGAGTACACCAACCCCCTCTGAGTGATTTGTTCGACTCATTTTCAAGATGAAAAATCAGCTTTAGCATTAGTTTTATGGCATTGAACTCCATAGAAGGCCAGAAAAGATCAGAAACTTTGTCTTACTCTTTGGAGGTATTTGGTCTAGACACAACATTTGTGGCGAACAAGGTTTTAGTGGGAATTCTTGCCGTCTAGAAATATGGAACTGTCCGTCTCTCCTCAAGCCCAGAAGATGAACTTGCAAACTTCCCGTAAAACCTCACTTTCAGGGTCTAGGAAAGATTTGTGGTTTGCTATTCGAGAAGGGTCATTGGTTGATGTGGATTCAGCACTGACCACGCTGAAGAAGAGCGGTGGCAATATTAATTTAAGGAATGTCTATGGTCTGACTCCTCTGCATATTGCCATCTGGAGAAACCACATTCCTATTGTTAGGAGACTGCTGGCAGCTGGCGCTGATCCAGATGCTAGGGTTTGTGACCTTTCCTCTGTTTGTGTCTTTATATATCTaagtatttgtttcttctttatacATATACCTATTTACGTCTCTTTTGAGTTAGTTATTTGGTTTCTGTCTCTATGTTTGTTGCAAATATTGTATTCATAATGCTTAGAAAATTGAGCTTGATCTATATGACAATACTGTACAATGTTCATTTCAGGATGGAGAGTCTGGTTGGAGTAGTCTTCACAGAGCTTTGCATTTTGGTCATCTTGCGGTAGCTAGCGTACTCATCGACTCGGGTGCTTCTTTTACTCTAGAAGACATAAAACTGCGAACACCGGTTGATTTGGTCTCAGGTCCAGTGGCTCAGGTTATTGGCGAGCAACAGAGTTCCGGTAACTAATCTTTTCTCAACCTTGACCTTTTTAGGGATAACATGATTCTTCTGGTCACTCTTTCTTACACAACTTTTGAGAAGCTGAAATGTTGTGTTCTTTTTTCAGTGGCTACAGAGGTTTTCAGCTGGGGAAATGGTGCAAACTACCAACTTGGAACTGGCAATCAACATGTTCAGAAGCTACCCGGCAGAGTTGATTCACTGCATGGTTGTTTAATTAAGTTGGTCTCTGCTGCAAAGTTCCATAGTGTTGCCATTAGTTCTCATGGAGAAGTATACACGTGGGGATTTGGAAGGGGTGGCCGCCTTGGACATCCTGAATTTGACATTCACAGGTTTGTATTGTTGTTAATACTCTAATATGGTGATTTGAGGAGGAGTTTTCATGGTCTTATTTCTTGTGTCTATATGAAGATTTCCACTTGCCTATGGCGTTACTGTTGTTTCGAAATTTGTCTTGCTCGATTTCTGGTGAAACATGAAAAGATCAATTTTAGTCTTTTAAGCGTACATAGATCATAGCTTGCTAGATTCTTTTTCAAGTTTATGTAAACCACAATCGAGTTAATCTTTCTGGTTTACTATCTCAGTGGTCAAGCTGCAGTTATTACTCCCCGCCAGGTTATATCCGGTTTAGGATCACGCCGTGTAAAGGCAGTTGCGGCAGCTAAGCACCACACTGTTATTGCTACGGAAGGCGGGAATGTATACACATGGGGTTCCAATAGAGGTAAGACACTCAATCGGGTTCCTATCTCTGGTTCTCTAGTATACTCAAGTTTTAGTTAAGACCTCTTAGCTTATCCTAGATtctgatgtttttttgtgatgCTCTTGTAGAGGGTCAGCTTGGTTATACCTCTGTGGATACTCAGGCAACACCCCGCAAAGTTACTTCATTGAAGGCAAAGATTGTAGCTGTTTCTGCAGCAAACAAACATACTGCCGTAGTTTCTGAGTGCGGTGAAGTTTTCACTTGGGGATGCAACAAGGAAGGTCAGCTTGGTTATGGAACCTCAAACTCAGCATCAAACTATTCTCCCCGATTGGTTGATCACTTGAAAGGAAAAGTTTTCACGGCTGTTGCATCTTCAAAATATCACACTCTAGTGTTGCGAGACGATGGAGAGGTAAAGTTTCTTACGACATGTTAAGTATGTCAATGTGTAAAGTTTAAAGAATGTATGAGCGtgtggaaaatttatttttctttagtattctttctttcttctgtgACCAGGTGTACACCTGGGGTCATCGGCTGGTGACTCCAAGACGTGTTATTATTTCCCGGAATTTAAAGAAAGCTGGGAGCACACTGTTAAATTTTCATCGTAGGAGACCTCTTCGATTGACTGCAATAGCTACGGGAATGGTACACAGCTTGGCTCTAGCAGAAGATGGTGCATTGTTTTATTGGGTTTCCTCCGACTCCAATCATAGATGTCAACAGGTTGGATTCAACCTTCTCTTgttatcttaaaaaaatgta is drawn from Camelina sativa cultivar DH55 chromosome 1, Cs, whole genome shotgun sequence and contains these coding sequences:
- the LOC104790170 gene encoding 5-methyltetrahydropteroyltriglutamate--homocysteine methyltransferase 2-like isoform X1, with product MASHIVGYPRMGPKRELKFALESFWDGKSSADDLQKVSADLRSDIWKQMSAAGIKYIPSNTFSHYDQVLDTTAMLGAVPPRYGYTSGEIGLDVFFSMARGNASVPAMEMTKWFDTNYHYIVPELGPEVKFSYASHKAVNEYKEAKALGVDTVPVLVGPVSYLLLSKLAKGVDKSFDLLSLLPKILPVYKEVIAELKAAGATWIQFDEPLFVMDLEGHKLEAFSGAYAELESTLSGLNVLVETYFADIPAEAYKTLTSLKGVTAFGFDLVRGTKTIDLIKAGFPEGKYLFAGVVDGRNIWANDLAASLITLQSLEGVVGKDKLVVSTSCSLLHTAVDLINETKLDDEIKSWLAFAAQKVVEVDALAKALAGQTNESFFTANADALSSRRSSPRVTNESVQKAAAALKGSDHRRTTEVSARLDAQQKKLNLPILPTTTIGSFPQTVELRRVRREYKAKKISEEDYVKAIKEEIKKVVDIQEELDIDVLVHGEPERNDMVEYFGEQLSGFAFTANGWVQSYGSRCVKPPVIYGDVSRPKPMTVFWSSTAQSMTKRPMKGMLTGPVTILNWSFVRNDQPRHETCYQIALAIKDEVEDLEKGGIGVIQIDEAALREGLPLRKAEHSFYLDWAVHSFRITNCGVQDSTQIHTHMCYSNFNDIIHSIIDMDADVITIENSRSDEKLLSVFREGVKYGAGIGPGVYDIHSPRIPSTEEIADRINKMLAVLEQNILWVNPDCGLKTRKYTEVKPALKAVVDAAKLIRSQLSSAK
- the LOC104790170 gene encoding 5-methyltetrahydropteroyltriglutamate--homocysteine methyltransferase 2-like isoform X2; this encodes MASHIVGYPRMGPKRELKFALESFWDGKSSADDLQKVSADLRSDIWKQMSAAGIKYIPSNTFSHYDQVLDTTAMLGAVPPRYGYTSGEIGLDVFFSMARGNASVPAMEMTKWFDTNYHYIVPELGPEVKFSYASHKAVNEYKEAKALGVDTVPVLVGPVSYLLLSKLAKGVDKSFDLLSLLPKILPVYKEVIAELKAAGATWIQFDEPLFVMDLEGHKLEAFSGAYAELESTLSGLNVLVETYFADIPAEAYKTLTSLKGVTAFGFDLVRGTKTIDLIKAGFPEGKYLFAGVVDGRNIWANDLAASLITLQSLEGVVGKDKLVVSTSCSLLHTAVDLINETKLDDEIKSWLAFAAQKVVEVDALAKALAGQTNESFFTANADALSSRRSSPRVTNESVQKAAAALKGSDHRRTTEVSARLDAQQKKLNLPILPTTTIGSFPQTVELRRVRREYKAKKISEEDYVKAIKEEIKKVVDIQEELDIDVLVHGEPERNDMVEYFGEQLSGFAFTANGWVQSYGSRCVKPPVIYGDVSRPKPMTVFWSSTAQSMTKRPMKGMLTGPVTILNWSFVRNDQPRHETCYQIALAIKDEVEDLEKGGIGVIQIDEAALREGLPLRKAEHSFYLDWAVHSFRITNCGVQDSTQIHTHMCYSNFNDIIHSIIDMDADVITIENSRSDEKLLSVFREGVKYGAGIGPGVYDIHSPRIPSTEEIADRINKMLAVLEQNILWVNPDCGLKTRKYTEVKPALKAVVDAAKLIRSQLSSAK